One genomic window of Ammospiza nelsoni isolate bAmmNel1 chromosome 4, bAmmNel1.pri, whole genome shotgun sequence includes the following:
- the PGM2 gene encoding phosphopentomutase, with protein sequence MAARGSAGDDALRRAAEQWLLWDKNPKTYAIVKQLLAEGNAGELQKYFGSRMEFGTAGLRAAMGAGISHMNDLTIIQTTQGFCRYLEKNFSDLKKRGVVIGFDARAHLSSGGSSKRFARLAANTFISQGVPVYLFSDIIPTPFVPYTVTHLKLCAGIMVTASHNPKQDNGYKVYWENGAQIISPHDKGISQAIEENQEPWPQAWDDKLIDSSPLLHDPYAMVNKEYFKDIQKQCFYRNINKETNLKFVHTSVHGVGHKFVQLAFKAFDLSPPFAVPEQKDPDPDFPTVKYPNPEEGKGVLTLSFALAEKDGARIILANDPDADRLAVAEKQESGEWKVFSGNELGALLGWWIFTCWKNNSRDARAIKDVYMLSSTVSSKILRAIALKEGFHFEETLTGFKWMGNRAKQLMDQGKAVLFAFEEAIGYMCCPAVLDKDGVSAAVITAEMASFLATRNLSLSQQLKAVYDEYGFHITKASYFICHDPKVIQQLFDNLRNFDGKNTYPKSCGRFKVSGIRDLTTGYDSSQPDQKAILPTSKSSQMITFTFANGGVATMRTSGTEPKIKYYSELCAPPGNSDVEQLKKELDELVNALEKHFFQPEKNKLQRKTE encoded by the exons ATGGCAgcgcggggctcggcggggGATGACGCGCTGCGCCGCGCGGCcgagcagtggctgctgtgggacaAG AATCCAAAAACTTACGCAATCGTGAAACAATTGCTTGCGGAAGGAAATGCCGGAGAACTGCAGAAATACTTTGGCTCACGGATGGAGtttggcacagcagggctcagagctgccaTGGGAGCAGGGATTTCCCACATGAATGACTTGACTATTATCCAGACAACCCAG GGATTTTGCAGATACCTCGAGAAGAATTTCAGTGACCTGAAAAAGAGAGGAGTTGTGATTGGGTTTGATGCTCGTGCTCATCTTTCCAGTGGAGGTAGTAGCAAAAG GTTTGCAAGACTTGCTGCCAATACTTTCATCAGTCAGGGAGTTCCAGTTTATCTATTCTCTGATATAATACCAACTCCCTTTGTG CCATACACAGTAACTCATCTGAAGCTTTGTGCTGGAATTATGGTTACTGCTTCCCATAATCCAAAACAAGACAATGGTTACAAG GTTTACTGGGAAAACGGTGCTCAGATCATTTCTCCTCATGACAAAGGAATTTCTCAGGCTATTGAGGAGAACCAAGAACCGTGGCCTCAGGCTTGGGATGACAAACTGATTGATAGCAGCCCACTGCTTCATGATCCATATGCCATGGTCAATAAGGAGTACTTCAAAGACATACAGAAACAATGCTTTTACAG GAACATCAACAAGGAAACAAACCTGAAATTTGTTCATACTTCTGTGCATGGCGTAGGACATAAATTTGTGCAGTTGGCTTTCAAGGCATTTGATCTTAGCCCTCCTTTTGCTGTTCCGGAGCAGAAAGATCCTGATCCAGACTTTCCCACAGTGAAGTATCCAAATCCTGAGGAAGGCAAAGGTGTTCTG ACATTGTCTTTTGCTTTGGCTGAAAAAGATGGGGCAAGAATCATTTTAGCAAATGATCCTGATGCTGATCGACTGGCAGTGGCAGAGAAACAAGAGAG TGGTGAATGGAAGGTGTTTTCTGGAAATGAACTAGGAGCTCTTTTAGGCTGGTGGATCTTCACTTGCTGGAAAAATAACAGTAGGGATGCTCGTGCCATTAAAGATGTCTACATGTTATCCAGTACTGTTTCTTCCAAAATCCTGAGAGCAATTGCACTAAAGGAAGGTTTTCACTTTGAG GAAACACTGACAGGTTTCAAGTGGATGGGCAACCGTGCCAAACAGCTCATGGACCAGGGGAAAGCTGTTCTTTTTGCATTTGAGGAGGCTATAG GGTATATGTGCTGTCCTGCTGTTCTGGATAAAGatggtgtcagtgctgctgttatAACTGCAGAGATGGCCAGCTTTTTGGCAACCAGGAATTTGTCTTTGTCTCAGCAGCTCAAAGCTGTCTATGATGA ATACGGCTTCCATATTACCAAAGCTTCGTATTTCATCTGCCATGATCCTAAAGTTATCCAACAGCTTTTTGACAACCTCAGaaattttgatggaaaaaataCATATCCAAAATCTTGTGGTAGATTTAAAGTTTCTGGAATAAGGGATCTGACTACTGGGTAtgacagcagccagccagaTCAAAAGGCT ATACTTCCTACTAGTAAAAGCAGCCAAATGATAACATTCACTTTTGCTAATGGAGGAGTGGCCACAATGAGAACCAGTGGGACGGAACCCAAGATCAAATACTATTCTGAACTTTGTGCACCCCCTGGGAACAG tgatGTTGAACAGCTGAAGAAAGAACTAGATGAATTGGTCAATGCTCTTGAAAAACACTTCtttcaaccagaaaaaaacaaacttcaaCGAAAGACTGAGTAA
- the LOC132072697 gene encoding transcription initiation factor TFIID subunit 4-like: protein MPSSSTFAVLLSNSCAVTPGQAQDVTAALVYTRSQLSQNSGTGAPVPAALPPGRPVRQQRCSRSQSCAFAGSPVRSDGGTAGSAQRHGAGPRAEPPGAGGGSPLTARVQARAGCGGCRTPRHNSSLPLRRELLFLLPPTLPKRCSAPGRPTVGARRAPPPPLTGLGPGVPGRRLPPQDVLAAGKCPRRAAAAGCQARPGTSRAGRRAGPVTGAGPPGAARPPPPALPTASCTARCLPLLAAARHLLHCPLPPATRHCPLPPATRRCPPPPALPAASCYSPLPTASCHSLLPARRLLCPARYPAPPYLPAGRDEEGAAPHTRPGRSPARGK, encoded by the exons ATGCCATCATCCTCGACCTTTGCAGTTCTTCTGAGTAACAGCTGCGCAGTTACTCCAGGTCAGGCTCAGGACGTAACAGCAGCTTTAGTTTAT ACGAGAAGCCAACTCTCCCAGAACAGCGGCACCGGCGCTCCCGTCCCCGCTGCGCTCCCGCCCGGCCGCCCCGTCCGGCAGCAGCGCTGTTCCCGCAGCCAGAGCTGCGCCTTCGCCGGGAGCCCCGTTAGGAGCGACGGCGGGACCGCCGGGAGCGCGCAGCGGCACGGAGCGGGGCCCCGGGCGGAGCCGCCCGGCGCCGGAGGCGGCTCCCCCCTCACAGCGCGGGTGCAGGCACGGGCCGGCTGCGGCGGGTGCCGCACTCCTCGCCACAACTCTTCACTTCCTCTGCGCCGagagctgctcttcctccttccccccaccCTCCCAAAACGCTGCTCGGCCCCGGGCCGGCCCACAGTGGGGGCACGGCGGGCCCCACCGCCGCCCCTGACAGGCCTGGGGCCAGGGGTGCCCGGGCGCCGCTTACCGCCGCAGGATGTGCTCGCCGCAGGGAAGTGCCCTCGGCGGGCAGCGGCCGCGGGCTGCCAGGCGCGCCCGGGCACCTCCCGCGCGGGGAGGCGGGCGGGGCCGGTAACGGGCGCCGGGCCACCAGGGGCTGCCCGCCCGCCGCCTCCTGCGCTGCCCACCGCCTCCTGCACTGCCCGCTGCCTCCCGCTACTCGCCGCTGCCCGCCACCTCCTGCACTGCCCGCTGCCTCCTGCTACTCGCCACTGCCCGCTGCCTCCTGCTACTCGCCGCTGCCCACCACCTCCTGCACTGCCCGCTGCCTCCTGCTACTCGCCACTGCCCACCGCCTCCTGCCACTCGCTGCTGCCCGCCCGCCgcctcctctgccctgcccgcTACCCGGCCCCCCCCTACCTGCCGGCGGGCCGGGACGAGGAGGGAGCCGCGCCGCACACCCGGCCGGGCCGCTCGCCAGCGCGGGGAAAATAG